From the Salinimicrobium tongyeongense genome, one window contains:
- a CDS encoding thiol-disulfide oxidoreductase DCC family protein produces MVNFPENKKIILFDGVCNLCNKTIQTIIKNDVNDVFRFAPLQSDVGRQIINEKGIDTENLDSVILIEPGVAYYHKSTAAIEIAKHLKGYSWLRYFKGLPEGLRDGVYSLVANNRYNWFGKKETCMVPTPELQALFLK; encoded by the coding sequence ATGGTAAATTTCCCTGAAAACAAGAAGATCATCCTTTTTGACGGTGTTTGTAATCTTTGCAACAAAACAATTCAAACCATCATTAAAAACGATGTAAATGACGTGTTTAGATTTGCTCCCCTTCAAAGTGACGTGGGCCGGCAAATTATTAACGAAAAAGGAATAGATACCGAAAATCTCGATTCAGTCATCCTTATAGAACCCGGCGTGGCTTATTATCACAAATCGACTGCAGCCATTGAGATTGCAAAACATTTGAAAGGCTATTCCTGGCTTAGATATTTTAAAGGCCTTCCTGAAGGTCTTCGGGATGGTGTGTACAGTTTGGTCGCCAACAACCGCTATAACTGGTTTGGAAAAAAAGAGACCTGTATGGTGCCCACCCCCGAGCTACAGGCTTTGTTCCTGAAATAA